In a single window of the Limnochorda sp. L945t genome:
- the atpA gene encoding F0F1 ATP synthase subunit alpha, with protein MTIRPEEITSVLKREIERFEAEPAVEEVGTVIMVGDGIARVHGLSECMASELLLFPGDLYGMALNLEEDNIGVVLLGPYSHLKEGDPVRRTGRIIEVPVGEALIGRVVNPLGQPLDGKGPIQTNTFRPVEAKAPGVIDRRKVQQPLQTGLKAIDSMIPIGRGQRELIIGDRQTGKTALAVDTIINQRGQDVICIYVAIGQKASTVAGVVDVLRQKGAMEYTIVVSATASEPAPLLYIAPYAGCAMGEYFMYKGQDVLVVYDDLSKHAAAYRELSLLLRRPPGREAFPGDIFYLHSRLLERSAKLDDRLGGGSLTALPIIETQAGDISAYIPTNVISITDGQIYLETDLFYAGIRPAINVGRSVSRVGGDAQVKAMRQVAGRLRLDLSQYRELAAFAQFGSSLDRATQARLTRGERVTEILKQGQYQPMPVEEQVAVIFAGVNGFLDDMPVEQVQPFERQFLAYLRTQRASLLQQIREKKALDDDLIQQLKAAIQEVKARMQAAEPPKAAG; from the coding sequence GTGACTATTCGGCCAGAAGAGATCACCTCGGTGCTCAAGCGGGAGATCGAGCGCTTCGAGGCCGAGCCGGCCGTCGAAGAGGTCGGCACCGTCATCATGGTCGGCGACGGGATCGCCCGGGTGCACGGCCTGTCGGAGTGCATGGCGAGCGAGCTGTTACTCTTCCCCGGCGATCTCTACGGGATGGCGCTCAACCTCGAGGAGGACAACATCGGCGTCGTGCTCCTCGGGCCGTACTCCCACCTCAAGGAGGGCGACCCGGTACGCCGCACGGGGCGCATCATCGAGGTGCCCGTGGGCGAGGCCCTGATCGGCAGGGTCGTCAACCCCCTGGGCCAGCCGCTCGACGGCAAGGGCCCGATCCAGACGAACACGTTCCGGCCCGTGGAGGCAAAGGCGCCGGGCGTCATCGACCGCCGGAAGGTGCAGCAGCCCCTGCAGACCGGCCTCAAGGCCATCGACTCCATGATCCCCATCGGGCGGGGGCAGCGCGAGCTCATCATCGGCGACCGGCAAACGGGCAAGACCGCCCTGGCGGTGGACACCATCATCAACCAGCGCGGCCAGGACGTCATCTGCATCTACGTGGCCATCGGCCAGAAGGCGTCGACGGTGGCAGGGGTCGTGGACGTGCTGCGCCAGAAGGGCGCGATGGAGTACACCATCGTGGTTTCGGCCACCGCCAGCGAGCCGGCGCCCCTTCTCTACATCGCCCCGTACGCCGGGTGCGCCATGGGCGAGTACTTCATGTACAAGGGTCAGGACGTGCTGGTGGTCTACGACGACCTCTCCAAGCACGCCGCCGCCTACCGGGAGCTGTCGCTCTTGCTGCGCCGCCCTCCCGGCCGGGAGGCTTTCCCGGGCGATATCTTCTACCTGCACAGCCGCCTGCTGGAGCGCTCCGCCAAGCTGGACGACCGGCTGGGCGGAGGGTCGCTCACGGCCCTTCCGATCATCGAGACCCAGGCCGGCGACATCTCGGCGTACATCCCGACCAACGTCATCTCCATCACCGACGGGCAGATCTACCTGGAGACGGACCTCTTCTACGCCGGTATCCGGCCGGCCATCAACGTCGGTCGCTCCGTGAGCCGGGTCGGGGGCGACGCCCAGGTCAAGGCGATGCGCCAGGTGGCGGGCCGCCTGCGCCTGGATCTTTCCCAGTACCGGGAGCTGGCCGCCTTCGCGCAGTTCGGCTCCAGCCTCGACCGGGCCACGCAGGCCCGGCTGACTCGGGGCGAGCGGGTCACCGAAATCCTCAAGCAAGGCCAGTACCAGCCCATGCCCGTCGAGGAGCAGGTCGCCGTCATCTTCGCGGGCGTCAACGGGTTCCTCGACGATATGCCCGTGGAGCAGGTCCAGCCCTTCGAGCGGCAGTTCCTGGCGTACCTGCGCACGCAGCGCGCCTCCCTTCTCCAGCAAATCCGGGAGAAGAAGGCGCTGGACGACGACCTCATCCAGCAGTTGAAAGCGGCCATTCAGGAAGTCAAGGCCCGCATGCAGGCGGCCGAGCCACCCAAGGCGGCCGGTTGA
- the atpH gene encoding ATP synthase F1 subunit delta, whose protein sequence is MGRRVLVRRYALALAELAAERRRLDEVEQELARVMEAFRAQAEVRRAWYHVHLSPQAKVQALRRVLGDQVSPLVYHFLGLVARKGRETLLPQIFDQFLQEADRIRGVVRVEVESATPLDPQEEESLKAHLARFLGARGVRLSKRVDPNLIGGLAVRAGDVRIDGTLSRQLARLHQTLRSVPIRPSPASLDGKAG, encoded by the coding sequence ATGGGGCGCCGGGTGCTCGTGCGCCGCTATGCTCTGGCGCTGGCCGAGCTGGCGGCCGAGCGCCGGAGGCTCGACGAGGTCGAGCAGGAGCTGGCCCGGGTGATGGAGGCGTTCCGGGCGCAGGCGGAGGTGCGCAGGGCCTGGTACCACGTTCACCTATCCCCGCAGGCGAAGGTGCAAGCGCTCCGCCGGGTGCTGGGAGATCAGGTGTCGCCGCTCGTCTACCATTTCCTCGGCCTGGTGGCCCGCAAGGGGCGGGAGACACTGCTCCCTCAAATCTTTGATCAGTTCTTGCAGGAGGCCGACCGGATCCGGGGCGTGGTGCGGGTCGAGGTCGAGAGTGCCACGCCGCTGGACCCCCAGGAGGAGGAGTCCCTCAAGGCTCACCTGGCGAGGTTCCTGGGCGCGCGGGGAGTGAGGCTCTCCAAGCGCGTCGATCCCAACTTGATCGGGGGGCTCGCGGTCCGGGCAGGGGACGTGCGCATCGACGGCACTCTTTCGCGGCAGCTGGCGCGCCTGCACCAGACACTGCGTAGCGTGCCCATCCGGCCCTCCCCCGCCTCGCTGGACGGAAAGGCAGGTTAG
- the atpF gene encoding F0F1 ATP synthase subunit B: MEWAASSAMFLAAAEGAAQTPLQFNVVTFLAQVINVLIVLYLLTRFLFKPLGEVLQKREAEVSESLDGARQARAEAEKLRDEMRASLEEARRRAQQELQRALEAAEQERQRRLKLAEEETRRMLEQARAEIRMEREQAVAAIRDEAAALAVDAAQHLLRRNISDDDQRRLAREFIEQVGERR, from the coding sequence ATGGAGTGGGCAGCGTCGAGTGCGATGTTCCTGGCGGCTGCCGAAGGGGCAGCGCAGACGCCTTTGCAGTTCAACGTGGTGACCTTCCTGGCCCAGGTCATCAACGTGCTGATCGTCCTGTACCTGCTCACCCGGTTCCTGTTCAAGCCGTTGGGCGAGGTGCTGCAGAAGCGGGAGGCCGAGGTGAGCGAGTCGCTGGACGGTGCCCGGCAGGCTCGCGCGGAGGCGGAGAAGCTGCGGGACGAGATGCGGGCATCCCTCGAGGAGGCCAGGAGGCGGGCGCAGCAAGAGCTCCAGCGGGCCCTGGAGGCGGCCGAGCAGGAGCGCCAGCGCCGGCTGAAGCTGGCGGAGGAGGAGACCCGCCGCATGCTCGAGCAGGCGAGGGCCGAGATCCGGATGGAGCGGGAGCAGGCGGTCGCGGCCATCCGCGACGAGGCGGCGGCGCTGGCGGTGGATGCGGCGCAGCACCTGTTGCGGCGCAACATCTCGGACGACGACCAGCGGCGGCTTGCCCGGGAGTTCATCGAGCAGGTGGGTGAGCGGCGTTGA
- the atpE gene encoding ATP synthase F0 subunit C, whose protein sequence is MEFLAVTLAIALPAMMSAFGQGWATTRAVESIARQPEAAGEIRGALLIALAFMEALTLFSFVIAYILSGKITVG, encoded by the coding sequence GTGGAATTCCTGGCGGTGACCCTGGCCATCGCGCTTCCGGCCATGATGTCGGCGTTCGGTCAGGGTTGGGCCACCACCCGGGCGGTGGAGAGCATCGCGAGGCAGCCCGAGGCTGCCGGCGAGATCCGCGGCGCTCTCCTCATTGCCCTGGCGTTCATGGAGGCCTTGACGCTCTTCTCGTTCGTGATTGCGTACATCCTGTCCGGTAAGATCACGGTCGGCTGA
- the atpB gene encoding F0F1 ATP synthase subunit A: MLERFMQSRLSAMSDVVTEILPRPLWHVGPYTITTSVVNSWVVVLIIGVLAYWAGRHLQERPRGIQTLAEVYYRFIEGLLEQSLGHSDRRMVPLIGTFFLLVLGLNYAWFIPGVVPPTTDISTTAGLAVTDLILVQVFAARAVGVRRYLRRFLEPFPFLLPMNLIEELVKVFSLSVRLFGNLFGGDMVVAALFVLVPVLAPTPVMLLEVLFGFIQALIFATLTSVYVATAMGHH; encoded by the coding sequence ATGCTGGAGCGATTCATGCAGTCCAGACTGTCCGCCATGTCGGACGTGGTGACGGAGATCCTGCCCCGGCCGTTGTGGCACGTCGGCCCTTACACCATCACCACGTCGGTGGTCAACAGCTGGGTGGTCGTGCTCATCATCGGGGTCCTCGCCTATTGGGCGGGGCGTCACCTCCAGGAGCGTCCCAGGGGGATCCAGACGCTGGCCGAGGTATACTACCGGTTCATCGAGGGACTGCTGGAGCAGTCGTTGGGGCACTCGGACCGGCGGATGGTGCCGCTGATCGGCACCTTCTTCCTGCTGGTGCTGGGCCTCAACTACGCGTGGTTCATACCCGGCGTCGTGCCCCCCACCACCGACATCTCCACGACCGCCGGGCTTGCGGTCACCGACCTGATCCTGGTCCAGGTCTTCGCGGCCCGGGCGGTGGGCGTGCGGCGGTACCTGCGCCGCTTCTTGGAGCCGTTCCCCTTCCTGTTGCCCATGAACCTCATCGAGGAATTGGTCAAGGTCTTCTCGCTTTCCGTCCGTCTTTTCGGTAACCTGTTCGGCGGCGACATGGTGGTCGCCGCGCTGTTCGTGTTGGTGCCCGTCCTCGCGCCAACACCGGTCATGCTGCTCGAGGTGTTGTTCGGGTTCATCCAGGCGCTCATATTCGCCACACTGACTTCCGTTTACGTGGCCACGGCCATGGGCCATCACTGA
- a CDS encoding AtpZ/AtpI family protein produces the protein MGRYAAILSWGFNTAAALVAGILGGQYLDRRWGTEPWLSLAGVILAIVVSLVSLVREIMRLEKMDRR, from the coding sequence ATGGGGCGGTACGCCGCGATCCTCTCATGGGGGTTCAACACGGCCGCGGCGCTGGTCGCGGGGATCCTCGGTGGGCAGTATCTCGACCGCCGGTGGGGGACGGAGCCCTGGCTGAGCCTGGCGGGCGTGATCCTGGCCATCGTGGTTTCGCTCGTCTCCCTGGTCCGGGAGATCATGCGGCTCGAGAAGATGGACCGGCGCTGA
- the wecB gene encoding non-hydrolyzing UDP-N-acetylglucosamine 2-epimerase: MGAVVVMPIFGTRPEAIKLAPVIKALEADGSFDVRPVVTGQHREILDQVLQVFGLEPVADLDIMVARQSLSHVTSATLTGLDPVFDRHRPQVVLVQGDTTTTFAASLAAFYRRIPVGHVEAGLRSDDPYNPFPEEINRRLTSVVASWHYAPTPRAGRRLAAEGVEAGRIWVTGNTVIDALLEIARRDLPIAQPGVIEHLQAGRRLLLVTAHRRESWGEPHRSVFRALKRLVGMFEDVAAVVSVHPNPAVRSVAWEELGGAERVVLLDPPDYVQWVPLLKAAYLVLTDSGGIQEEAPALGKPVLVLREVTERPEGVEAGCARLVGTEADRIVGVASELLSDRAAYEAMAHVANPYGDGRASKRIVQALKKALALDDGEVEPFGATPGAGEGGRGDCKQ; the protein is encoded by the coding sequence ATGGGCGCAGTGGTGGTCATGCCGATCTTCGGCACCCGGCCCGAGGCCATCAAGCTCGCGCCCGTTATCAAGGCTCTTGAGGCGGACGGCTCGTTTGACGTCCGGCCGGTCGTCACCGGCCAGCACCGGGAGATCCTCGACCAGGTCCTGCAGGTCTTCGGGCTCGAGCCCGTGGCCGACCTCGACATCATGGTGGCCCGCCAGAGCTTGAGCCACGTCACCAGCGCCACGCTGACCGGCCTCGACCCGGTCTTCGACCGGCATCGTCCCCAGGTGGTGCTCGTGCAGGGCGACACCACGACCACGTTCGCCGCCTCGCTCGCGGCGTTCTATCGCCGCATCCCCGTCGGGCACGTGGAGGCGGGGTTACGCAGCGACGACCCGTACAATCCGTTCCCCGAGGAGATCAACCGCCGCCTGACCAGCGTCGTCGCGAGCTGGCACTACGCGCCGACGCCGCGGGCAGGGCGCCGGCTCGCGGCGGAGGGGGTGGAGGCGGGGCGGATCTGGGTGACGGGCAATACGGTCATCGACGCCCTGCTGGAGATCGCCCGGCGCGACCTGCCCATCGCTCAGCCCGGGGTGATAGAGCACCTGCAGGCGGGCCGGCGGTTGCTCCTGGTGACGGCCCACCGGCGGGAGAGCTGGGGGGAGCCGCACCGTTCCGTGTTCCGGGCGCTCAAGCGGCTGGTCGGGATGTTCGAGGACGTGGCGGCCGTGGTGAGCGTCCACCCCAACCCGGCCGTCCGGTCCGTGGCGTGGGAGGAGCTCGGCGGCGCAGAACGGGTGGTGCTCCTGGATCCGCCCGACTACGTCCAGTGGGTGCCGCTCCTGAAAGCGGCCTACCTGGTGCTGACCGATTCCGGGGGCATCCAGGAGGAGGCGCCGGCTCTCGGCAAGCCGGTGCTGGTGTTGCGGGAGGTCACGGAGCGGCCCGAGGGCGTCGAGGCGGGCTGCGCTCGACTGGTGGGCACCGAGGCTGACCGGATCGTCGGGGTAGCGTCGGAGCTCCTGTCCGACCGGGCCGCGTACGAGGCCATGGCGCACGTGGCCAACCCTTACGGCGACGGGCGCGCCTCCAAGCGCATCGTGCAGGCGCTCAAGAAAGCCCTCGCCCTGGACGACGGGGAAGTGGAGCCCTTTGGAGCAACGCCGGGCGCCGGAGAGGGAGGGCGGGGAGATTGCAAACAGTAA